Proteins from one Maridesulfovibrio ferrireducens genomic window:
- a CDS encoding ABC-three component system middle component 8 yields the protein MKLNPSKNSHPDKTVINTSYLILKKISKTRTEKYEDLRTHIKQKVIGGDFLFIPALNLLYILGIIKYYPKNDIIEYVVNHEAI from the coding sequence ATGAAATTAAATCCTAGCAAAAATAGCCATCCAGACAAAACGGTAATCAATACATCGTACTTAATACTCAAAAAAATATCCAAAACTCGTACAGAAAAATATGAAGATTTAAGAACACACATAAAACAAAAAGTCATTGGCGGAGATTTTTTATTTATTCCCGCATTAAATTTACTCTACATCCTTGGTATAATAAAATACTACCCTAAAAACGACATTATCGAATATGTGGTGAATCATGAAGCTATCTAA
- a CDS encoding DUF2326 domain-containing protein, giving the protein MKLSKLYSNEPLIFKEIFFNQGLNVILGEIRLAKNQNKDVHNLGKSLAGKLIDYCLLKKKNKHFFLFKYYDRFEHFGFLLEIELLDGSYLTIRRDVKNSSKISMKRHTKKFMDFSELDDDQWDHLNLPFDKSKQLLDGILNLQSLSTWHYRMILGYLLRTQEDYNDIFQLRKFQSKHSDWKPFIASIMGFDGKEIEQHYVSESKLENEEKNKKDLLKEIGGKPADMSKISGLLLLKGNELQDKQKSLESFDFTEEDKDQTSKLVNGIESRLVSLNSERYIKSANWRKVVDSLKEGQITFSPDDASALFEEAGIFFKGQIKNNFKQLIEFNKAITEERLTYLQEEKEELETELTSINQTISQLNKERSQALQFLKDTDVFNKFKKTNKEITLLAADVEILKRQKKTAEEISAIDKKISNIHDELKNLRTNIEADVKYQDEDKNSLFSKIRIYYNEIIETVISRKALLTTPVNKYGHIEFNVAILDQAGKETGAGDGNTYKKLLSIAFDMSILRAYSTQKFPRFVFHDGAFESLDDRKKLLLTKTIREYANFGIQQIITLIDSELPTMEDGNKFSFEDDEIVLLLHDEDNSGQLFMMDPW; this is encoded by the coding sequence ATGAAGCTATCTAAACTATACTCCAATGAACCTCTCATCTTTAAAGAAATCTTTTTTAACCAAGGACTTAATGTAATCCTTGGAGAAATTAGGTTAGCTAAAAATCAAAATAAGGATGTACATAACCTAGGGAAGAGTCTTGCAGGAAAACTTATTGACTACTGTTTACTAAAAAAGAAGAACAAGCATTTCTTTCTTTTCAAATACTACGATAGATTTGAACATTTTGGTTTCCTACTGGAAATTGAATTACTTGATGGTAGCTACTTAACCATCCGCAGAGATGTCAAAAACAGCTCAAAAATAAGCATGAAAAGGCATACTAAAAAATTTATGGACTTTTCAGAATTAGATGACGACCAGTGGGACCACCTAAACCTGCCTTTTGACAAATCTAAGCAACTACTTGATGGAATACTCAATCTACAATCTCTTTCGACTTGGCATTATCGAATGATTCTAGGATATCTTTTGCGGACTCAAGAAGATTACAATGATATTTTCCAATTAAGAAAGTTTCAATCTAAACATTCCGACTGGAAACCATTTATCGCAAGCATAATGGGATTCGATGGCAAAGAGATCGAACAACATTATGTTAGTGAATCCAAACTTGAAAATGAAGAAAAAAACAAAAAAGATTTACTTAAAGAGATTGGTGGAAAACCAGCAGATATGTCTAAAATAAGTGGGCTTTTACTACTTAAAGGAAATGAGCTTCAAGACAAACAAAAATCACTTGAATCCTTTGACTTCACAGAGGAAGACAAGGATCAAACATCAAAGTTAGTAAATGGTATTGAATCCCGGTTGGTTTCCCTAAATTCAGAACGGTATATTAAAAGTGCTAATTGGCGTAAAGTAGTGGACTCCTTAAAGGAAGGTCAAATAACCTTTTCCCCAGATGACGCAAGCGCACTTTTTGAAGAAGCTGGCATTTTTTTTAAAGGACAAATTAAAAATAACTTTAAGCAATTAATCGAATTCAATAAAGCTATAACAGAAGAGCGACTCACTTATCTTCAAGAAGAAAAAGAAGAACTTGAAACAGAGCTTACAAGTATTAACCAAACAATATCCCAATTAAACAAAGAACGAAGCCAAGCTCTTCAGTTTTTGAAAGATACAGATGTATTTAACAAGTTCAAAAAAACAAACAAAGAAATAACATTACTTGCTGCTGACGTGGAAATTCTTAAAAGACAAAAGAAAACTGCTGAAGAAATATCAGCAATCGACAAAAAGATCTCCAACATACACGATGAACTTAAGAATTTGCGAACAAACATTGAAGCCGATGTAAAATATCAAGATGAAGATAAAAATAGTCTATTTTCAAAAATCAGAATATATTACAATGAAATTATCGAAACTGTAATTTCGAGAAAAGCACTACTAACCACTCCAGTTAACAAGTATGGTCATATAGAATTTAATGTAGCAATCCTTGACCAAGCAGGAAAAGAAACTGGAGCTGGAGACGGAAACACCTACAAAAAACTATTATCAATAGCATTTGATATGTCGATTCTTAGAGCCTACTCCACCCAAAAATTTCCTCGCTTTGTTTTTCATGACGGTGCATTTGAATCTCTTGATGATAGAAAAAAACTTTTGTTAACAAAAACAATCAGAGAATATGCTAATTTTGGAATTCAACAAATTATCACTTTGATAGATTCAGAACTTCCAACCATGGAAGACGGTAATAAATTCAGTTTTGAAGACGATGAAATTGTTCTTTTACTACATGATGAAGACAACAGTGGACAGTTATTCATGATGGACCCATGGTAA